In a single window of the Desulfovibrio mangrovi genome:
- a CDS encoding rhodanese-like domain-containing protein, with amino-acid sequence MADSAHTVSRRDEGTWRLRMALRRYLFPFVFSFVLLLVVTLSSVWAEQIQRPVWWADMQAEAESEGYYLLEGDVASAGADVLVLDVRPDYEFRAGHVVSARNVEFPPTDTAGDEQLVASAVAAVAALAHGDRTRRIAVYCRSFR; translated from the coding sequence ATGGCGGATTCAGCTCACACCGTATCCCGAAGAGATGAAGGTACATGGCGTCTGAGAATGGCGTTGCGGCGCTATCTCTTCCCATTTGTTTTCTCTTTTGTCCTGCTGCTGGTCGTGACCTTGTCTTCTGTATGGGCAGAACAGATTCAACGGCCGGTGTGGTGGGCTGATATGCAGGCAGAAGCCGAAAGCGAGGGCTACTACCTGCTGGAGGGCGATGTGGCGTCAGCCGGTGCTGATGTGCTTGTTCTGGATGTGCGGCCTGACTATGAGTTCAGGGCAGGCCATGTTGTCTCTGCGCGGAATGTGGAATTCCCGCCGACAGATACTGCGGGTGACGAGCAGCTTGTGGCCTCTGCGGTGGCTGCGGTGGCTGCCCTTGCACATGGAGACCGTACGCGCCGTATCGCCGTTTATTGTCGCAGTTTCAGGTGA